The Indicator indicator isolate 239-I01 chromosome 18, UM_Iind_1.1, whole genome shotgun sequence region TGTGCCCTGCCCTCAatcccaggcagggctgcacatAGCACAGCTGGGTGACAGACATGGCCACTGGCAGCATGGAGTGCTGCACCCCTGGGAATAGGtttggtgctgctgcagtgcctcagCAGACACTCCCTGTGAAGCCCATGGCAGATTCTGCTCAGTGTCCCTAGGTGATTTGGTCACAACAGCACTGGAGCAAGAGACAGGTTTCACACAGTGGATCCTGCTGTTATTTATGTCTGCAAAAGCCCAGGGTGGGGAGGCAGGAAAGGGTCAAGGACCCAGTTCCAGAGGGCTAAAGCTCACCCTGTGGAAAGACCCTGACCCAGACAACCCAGTGAGCTGAGGGATCACTGGAGATGCTGCAGGGTAGGATCCCTCACGGCAGGACACGACACCTGTCACAGATGGGACCAGCGCCATCCCCACTGCATTGGTTTTTGGGGTCTGGCTGTTGCACtgcagagcaaagaggtctAAAGCCTTTGCAGGATTGGCACAGTCCATGGCACTGGGTTGGATCTTCTGTCACCTCTAAGACTGAAAATCCAGGGCCCAGtgccagctgagctggtttCTCGCTGCCAGTGCCTTTCCAGcactggggagaagggaggagccATGGCTAGGGCTCAGGCTTGCTGCCTGCCCATTATCACCTTCTTTCATCCCCAGTCTCAAACGATTTACTGCCCCCACCCCGGGGGGTGCATCTTGTCAGGACCCTTTGTTAGAGGTGATATCCTTGTCCCTAGCTGTAGCTCAGCCCACACAATGCAAGAGGAACACTTGCTCCTGCAGCTGTCTCCACCTGCCACAGCTCAGAAGTGCTGAGTCTGAGCAGCGACGCAAGAGAgagaagagttaaaaaaaaaaccatcagaTAATTCTGGGAGGTTTCTGCCTCCGCCTGTGATTTGGCCACAgcgagcaggcagcacaggcagccccaCACCCATgaacagcttcctctgcacctcatttccttctgctctcaGGAATCTACCCACGTCCTCCGGGGAAGGGTTATGCTACTGGCACCAACCACCTTGGAAGCCCATCAGATCCCCCCCACGCTTCATCCACTGGATCCACCACCCAGCCTCACCTCTGAGGATCGAAGCATTCCTATAAATTGCAAGCTCTCAAATTAAGCTGCATGATGCCCACCCAGGGAAGAAGCACAGGAGCTGCCTGCCATGTGCAGACGCCTTCTCAGCTGCAGTTTGTTCTATCAGGACATCAGACATCACACGGAGGCAGCACGTTTACAAGGCTTGGAATAGGGTTCTTAAAACAACACCTGGGTGGAGGACTCACCGTCCTGCTCAGAGCCACTGTGCAGCTCAACAGAACCCTGTAAGCAGCTGAGGTAAAATGCAATCCCACCCACCCCCTACACACACCCTGGAGAGAACATCGTGACAagaattccatggaaacaaaacCGGAACCATCAGGAAACAAATATGATGTGAGACAGACAGGAAGGGCTGCTCTGTGGCCACGGTCTCTCTACAGGAGGAACCAGCATCATCTTTCAGCTCTGCATGGTGCACATGGGAAGTGGCTCCCAGCCCCATTTTCACCATTACCTCCCCAGCTCACACCAGGATGCGACACAGAGAGGCTACATTCCCCTCCCGGTGCCTGACCCCACAAGTGCTCCTCTTGGCTGCCTTTTTgcaaagggaaggaaataaCCATCAGCAACAACCTTTCTGCCAAGGATTTGCAAGTGGTTGCAAGCTGACATCAGCCTCCACTGCTTACTCATGCAAGGTGGACCCAAAACTGCAGCAGAAAGACACAGGCTGATGAACCTGAGAGAACTGACTCATGTGATCCTGCTCACCAGGATGCAAGTGTCATGGACACTTTGGATGGCTCATTTGACTCTGAAGAAGACCTGGTCAGCCTCTTCAGAGGCGTGGCACGACTGGATATTCCCCCAGCCCCCATCTGCTACCGTATGCATATGGCACAAGTGAACCATCACCCTGCCCGGCACTGGGACATGCCACAGAAGGAGCTACATTACCTCAGCAGGCGCAGGGAGCCGGCTGGCAGTGCCCACGATCTGGTGGTACAGCCCTGGCTCACCATTCCTCATGGTGCTCTGGCGACTGCCCAAAGGGCTGGAAGTGAAAGGCTTTTTACACAGGAGATCACTCTGGCGAGAGTCCGTGGTGAGATAGACCTGGTGGTAGAAGTTGGGGGGGGTGTAGCCACCCCGCACAGCATCAATGTGGTGGAAGGGGCCTGGGGTCCTGTACACagtgctcctggagctgttgtACAGCTCCTTCGACCGCCTCCACTTGTAGCACTTGAAGATGCCCACTGACAAGATGGTGATGAAGAAAGCTGCTGACACCAAAATCACAGCCAGGATGAGATAGAAAGTCACATGCTTCCTGGAATCATTGGCAGGAGCTGCATCAGTGAGATCAGTGAGCACCTCCTTGACCATCTCGGCCACAGAGATAGAGACAGTGGCACTGGAAGACAGCACAGGCTCCCCGTGGTCTTTCAGCAGGATGACTAAGGTGTGCTGGGGAGCATCATCCTCCCGGAGCTGGCGGGCCGTGAGGATCTCCCCACTGTGCAGGCCAACCGAGAAGAGGCTGGGGTCAGTGGCCTGCAACAGGGTATAGGAGATCCAGGCGTTGTACCCTGCATCTGCATCCACCGCCACCACCTTGGTGACCATGTAGCCAGCAGGGGTGCCTGGTGGCACCACATCAGTGTGGGTGTCGGTGGCATTGGGCTGAGGGTACAGCACGGTTGGGGGATTGTCATTGACATCAGTGACAAACACGCTGACCGAGACGTTAGTAGCCAGAGGTGGAGAGCCACCATCCTGGACCTGCACCATCATGCTGAACTCCACCTGGTCCTCATGGTCCAGGGAGGTGAGCAGGTAGAGGGTGCCATTCTCACGGTTGATGGAGAAGAGGTGACCTACAGTGGGGTCACTCTGAAAGAGAGTGTAGGAGAGATGGGCGTTGCGCCCAAGGTCCGGGTCTGTGGCGCTGACGTTAAGGATGGGGATGCCAGGCACGTTGTTCTCCAGCACATACACATCATAGGAGTCCTGGGAAGACTTGGGTGCATTGTCATTGACGTCTGACACCTGCACCAGGATCTCTTTTACTGCAGACAAGGGTGGTGAGCCCGAGTCCTTGGCTGTGATAGTGATGTTGTACTCTGATGCCTTTTCCCGGTCCAGAGCTGCTTTCGTTTTCAACGTGTAGTAATTTTTGAgggaggagctgagcaggaatGGAATCCCAGGGGGAATGAAGCAGTTCACCAGGCCATTGTCATGGGAGTCCAAGTCCGTTACGCTCAGCAGAGCTACGACCGTCCCTGGGGCTGCATCTTCAGGCACAGGACTGTACACAGAAGTCACCGTCACCTCCGGGGTGTTGTCGTTCACATCCACAACTTCCACCAGGACTTTGCAGTGGGCCACGCCAGGAACAGCACCCTTGTCTTTAGCCTGTAAGTAAATCTCATACAGCTTTGTTTCCTCGTAGTCCAGCTGTCCCTTGACCCTCAGCTCCCCCGTGGCTGAGTCCAGAGCAAACAGCTCTCGTACCTTGGCGGGCGTGTGGCTGCTGAAGGAGTAGACGACTTCTCCGCTGGGACCATCGTCCAGGTCATACGCACTGATCTTGGCCACCAGCGTCCCACTGGGTGTATTCTCCCTTACGTTTGCCTTGTAGGTGGACTGGTTGAAGACTGGGGCGTTATCGTTGGCGTCCACAACGTCAATGTGGATCTGCACGTGGGCCGACCGTGGCGGGCTGCCTCCATCCAGCGCGGTCAAGACCAGGTGCAGCTCCCGTTGCTCCTCCCTGTCCAGCTCTTTCTCTAGCACCAACTCTGCATACTTGCTGCCGTCCACCCTTGTCTGCACGTCCAGCGCGAAGTGTGGGTTGGCGCTGAGCTGGTAGGTCTGCAAAGAGTTAACTCCCACATCGGGGTCTTGCGCGCTCTCTAGCGGGAAGCGCGCTCCGGCCGCCACAGACTCGCTGATTTCCAGCCTCGCCTGGCTGCTGGGAAAAACCGGGTCGTTGTCATTGATGTCTTGGATCTCCACGGTACCGCTGTACAGCTCCAGCGGATTTTCCATCAAGATTTCAAAGCTGAGGATGCAGGGAGAGAGCGCACCGCAGAGCTCTTCCCGGTCTATCCGGTCGTTCACCAGCAGCGCCCCGCTCGCCAGATCCACCTCGAAGTGCTTCTTGTTGCCGCCGGACACCACCCGCAACCGGCGGCCCGGCAGCCTCCCGAGGTCCAACGCCAGGTCGGCTACCACGTTCCCTACCGCCGAGCCTCTCCGCGCCTCCTCGGGG contains the following coding sequences:
- the PCDHGC3 gene encoding protocadherin gamma-C3 — its product is MTGVAVRRRGVTTGQVLSLLLLFGLSNWVSAAIRYAIPEEARRGSAVGNVVADLALDLGRLPGRRLRVVSGGNKKHFEVDLASGALLVNDRIDREELCGALSPCILSFEILMENPLELYSGTVEIQDINDNDPVFPSSQARLEISESVAAGARFPLESAQDPDVGVNSLQTYQLSANPHFALDVQTRVDGSKYAELVLEKELDREEQRELHLVLTALDGGSPPRSAHVQIHIDVVDANDNAPVFNQSTYKANVRENTPSGTLVAKISAYDLDDGPSGEVVYSFSSHTPAKVRELFALDSATGELRVKGQLDYEETKLYEIYLQAKDKGAVPGVAHCKVLVEVVDVNDNTPEVTVTSVYSPVPEDAAPGTVVALLSVTDLDSHDNGLVNCFIPPGIPFLLSSSLKNYYTLKTKAALDREKASEYNITITAKDSGSPPLSAVKEILVQVSDVNDNAPKSSQDSYDVYVLENNVPGIPILNVSATDPDLGRNAHLSYTLFQSDPTVGHLFSINRENGTLYLLTSLDHEDQVEFSMMVQVQDGGSPPLATNVSVSVFVTDVNDNPPTVLYPQPNATDTHTDVVPPGTPAGYMVTKVVAVDADAGYNAWISYTLLQATDPSLFSVGLHSGEILTARQLREDDAPQHTLVILLKDHGEPVLSSSATVSISVAEMVKEVLTDLTDAAPANDSRKHVTFYLILAVILVSAAFFITILSVGIFKCYKWRRSKELYNSSRSTVYRTPGPFHHIDAVRGGYTPPNFYHQVYLTTDSRQSDLLCKKPFTSSPLGSRQSTMRNGEPGLYHQIVGTASRLPAPAEQAQPNPDWRFSQTQRPGTSGSQNGEEAGAWPNNQFDTEMLQAMILASANEAADGNSTLGGGTGTMGLSARYGPQFTLQHVPDYRQNVYIPGSTATLTNAGGKRDPKAPSASGGNKKKAGKKEKK